In one Diabrotica virgifera virgifera chromosome 7, PGI_DIABVI_V3a genomic region, the following are encoded:
- the LOC114333216 gene encoding uncharacterized protein LOC114333216 isoform X1, which yields MPGIMKAFIVLSIFCVAALASQDSCYNDAVTACDPAAARSVDKLNNCNAKFGGIDSAQSDLQKFVNHNFIRSFEYLLLATNFDNYQRNRKGFEKLFRGLSDKKWNDGIEFIKYLTARGGEVDFNEISDGVKKEEAQPVSFDLNELTAVSKALDLEKKYVHDAFSIHLGAARSNKQFYDPELTDYLEKEVVHEQREIIRKLAGYSTDLSGLLDGPDSSLALFMFDDYLQKQ from the exons ATGCCAG GGATCATGAAGGCTTTCATCGTACTATCCATCTTTTGCGTCGCCGCTTTGGCCTCCCAAGACAGCTGTTATAATGACGCAGTTACCGCATGTGATCCAGCTGCTGCGAGGA GTGTTGACAAGTTGAATAATTGTAATGCAAAATTCGGAGGTATAGATTCAGCTCAATCGGATCTTCAAAAATTCGTAAACCACAACTTCATCAGATCCTTTGAATACCTGCTTCTGGCTACCAACTTCGACAACTACCAAAGAAATCGCAAAGGATTTGAAAAACTTTTCCGTGGTTTGTCTGATAAAAAATGGAATGATGGTATTGAATTCATCAAGTACCTTACTGCTCGTGGAGGTGAAGTCGACTTTAACGAGATTTCTGACGGCGTTAAAAAAGAAGAGGCCCAGCCAGTCAGCTTTGATTTGAATGAATTGACCGCAGTTTCTAAAGCTTTGGACTTGGAAAAGAAGTATGTCCATGATGCCTTCTCTATCCATCTTGGAGCTGCTAGAAGCAACAAACAATTCTATGATCCCGAACTTACCGATTATCTAGAGAAAGAAGTTGTACACGAGCAAAGAGAAATTATCAGAAAACTGGCAGGGTACAGCACTGATTTGTCTGGCCTCCTTGATGGACCAGACAGTTCGTTAGCCCTGTTTATGTTTGACGACTATTTACAAAAACAATAG
- the LOC114333216 gene encoding uncharacterized protein LOC114333216 isoform X2, translating into MPGIMKAFIVLSIFCVAALASQDSCYNDAVTACDPAAARSVDKLNNCNAKFGGIDSAQSDLQKFVNHNFIRSFEYLLLATNFDNYQRNRKGFEKLFRGLSDKKWNDGIEFIKYLTARGGEVDFNEISDGVKKEEAQPVSFDLNELTAVSKALDLEKKYVHDAFSIHLGAARSNKQFYDPELTDYLEKEVVHEQREIIRKLAGYSTDLSGLLDGPDSSLALFMFDDYLQKQ; encoded by the exons GGATCATGAAGGCTTTCATCGTACTATCCATCTTTTGCGTCGCCGCTTTGGCCTCCCAAGACAGCTGTTATAATGACGCAGTTACCGCATGTGATCCAGCTGCTGCGAGGA GTGTTGACAAGTTGAATAATTGTAATGCAAAATTCGGAGGTATAGATTCAGCTCAATCGGATCTTCAAAAATTCGTAAACCACAACTTCATCAGATCCTTTGAATACCTGCTTCTGGCTACCAACTTCGACAACTACCAAAGAAATCGCAAAGGATTTGAAAAACTTTTCCGTGGTTTGTCTGATAAAAAATGGAATGATGGTATTGAATTCATCAAGTACCTTACTGCTCGTGGAGGTGAAGTCGACTTTAACGAGATTTCTGACGGCGTTAAAAAAGAAGAGGCCCAGCCAGTCAGCTTTGATTTGAATGAATTGACCGCAGTTTCTAAAGCTTTGGACTTGGAAAAGAAGTATGTCCATGATGCCTTCTCTATCCATCTTGGAGCTGCTAGAAGCAACAAACAATTCTATGATCCCGAACTTACCGATTATCTAGAGAAAGAAGTTGTACACGAGCAAAGAGAAATTATCAGAAAACTGGCAGGGTACAGCACTGATTTGTCTGGCCTCCTTGATGGACCAGACAGTTCGTTAGCCCTGTTTATGTTTGACGACTATTTACAAAAACAATAG